CTCGTTCAACTGGAATTTAATCAAACAGTGATTTGGATGAGCTGGATAGTTatggcaatttttttaaatacaaaCGCACGAACGTAAAGCTCACCTTTTGCTGAACACCGTTAAGGAACGGTGCGGGTAGGTAGGGATAAAAGAGATCTGGTCTTCTCTGAAGAAATTCTGAATCCTTTGGAGTTATCGGTAGCGGTGGAAGGTCCAGAGACATTCGACGACCTCGGCGTGACGCTCCATTCGTCCACATATGAGTCCCCATGTGAACCTGAAATTGAAtgacgaaatatttgaaatcagatttctttcttgttttttttttttctctatttctcttcgaGTTACACTAGCTTGTGTGTTCGGCAAGGGGTAGGTTGTTGAAGCGACAGAAAAGTGAAATCAGAGGACAAGAAATAGGAAAGCTGTAataatgtgagaaaaaattctgttgCTTTTTCAGAAATACCTTGAGGTTTCCTTTTGTTGTAAATGCTTTTTGACAAACTGTACATCTGAACGGTTTATCTCCCGTATGTGTTCTCATGTGTATCTGAAGTGCCGATGACGATGAGAAGTTCTTATTGCAAACTTGGCACAAATGCTTGCTGGGCATGCCTGCGAACACACACACAGAggctaaaaaattaaaaaactcaCCAAACAAATCGTGGTACCGTTTATCAGATCCTTTACTCTCCAGCTCTGAACATTCCGGACGGTGTTCCGCTCCTCAATCATCATTTATccatattaatattatattagaATAATAAAAGCCCCATAAGCCAATCGAAATATGGTACAAATAGTGATGATATCATATATAAATTGTTAGACGCAGGGGGGTGTGTGTcgttgttagaaaaaaaattcgtaaaaaaattcataaaaaaaaaaaaaataaataattatcagtaTAAGCGAGGAAGTAATTAATGAAATCGTGTTTCGAAACTGATAAGCAAATATTATCTACTTTTCGTCGTATATAACTAACAACTGGACCGTGTATTGAGCTattatagatatgtatattaaaattaaaataaaagcgTCACTAATTCGTTtggagaaaaacgagagaaaaaggagaaaaaactcACTAGGTGGCCTTTTCGGTGCCGGAAGGTCTCCCTCGGGTGGTGACCTTTTCACCGGAACAGCAGATTCCATAGCGAGGGGTGGCATCggcgggggtggaggtggaggtggtgcTGGCGGTGGAGGTAGACTGGAATCATCGGAGCACATCGGACTCCTCGACGTCTCCAGTTCTTGCtgtaattgttgttgttgttgttgttgttgctgttgctgttgctgttgacCCGGTTGCTTACCGTCGCTGAACAGATGCGGTGGCATGTCACGTATCTTATGTGTCAACATGTGCTGCTTCATGTTACCCTGCAGatatacaaaattttctttgtttgtcttttctttctctattttctctttctgttttttttttttgcttttttttgcttttttttctatcagaaTATTAAACAAAGCTTGCGGCTAGCCGATGATTATAGCTATGGCGGTATAAATCATATTTGGTACACTTATTATACAGCGAAAACTTGAATATACGAAGCGGAAAGATGAAAAGATAAATTAAACCACGATTCCCAGCGTTAATCTACATGATTCAATCCGTAAATTGAGTCCATCCTGAATTTAAACGTCCGGTGGAATTCACGTGAAaatctttcatatttttaaaagCGATGGATAATTGCTGCGGAGTAGGTGGGAGTGGGTGACATCAACGATGGTATAAGAAAGCACGATATGAGAATGCGGTACGCCAGAATACGGAGAacatagaaaataaaacacattTCATTCGCATGCGTGAAGCAGTGAAGGTATGTAGACAATGCGGTAAACGGATACTTTCCTCTCATCGTTaactaaaaaattttattcgtttaacTCGTCCCGTACGTTCACTGCTTTCGCTCTAACGGAATAGTCGgatatgtgtttttttttttctttcttttattctctcgtacgaagaggtaaaataaaatgatgacGGTGACGGTGATGAGGAGGAAATCAAGCGAACGAGGTagtttttagatttttcgtCGGGAGAAGGTCCTTACCAGGAAGACGTGGTCCGAGGTGAGAAGCCCGAGGGCGGGGGGCAGTAGCGGGGGCAGGCGAACGGGAGCAAATGTCAGATGCCGCCCCCCTCCGGACCCAGACCGCCCCCGGTTCTTCCGTTCCTCAGGCCTCCGCCGCCTACGTTTGGACCTCTCTTGATTGCCGATAGGTGACCGTGGTCTTGGTGGTTGAAGGTGATGGTGATGGTTGTATTGGGGGTTTGTGAGAAGGTTTGTATTTGTGGTTGACGTGGTTGTcgtggtagtagtagtggtatTGGTCATATTCGTGGTTGTGATGTTGGTCAGAAAAGGGTTCCTTTGATTCGCGCTGCTGCAGGAGCAGACTTCTTCCCACGAACCGttgttctgaaatttttttaacaccaTGAGCCACACACGTTCCCAACAGAAGCCCCTACCCCCTCGCCCaccaatgaagaaaaaattaaagaacgaATCATCGAATGACTATTTACTGATAACATTATAATACCTGCATATGTCACTATAAAATTCAAGCCGCCGTACAAATATTTAATGAACTATACAGccataaataatttacatttATCACATTCcaatgaaaaacaaagttattaaataaataaatgaccaAACAAAAGGAACACGCAACACAAGAGTATCGAAGAGAAATCATAATACGATGAAGATGGAGTTTCTACTTTTCAAacgtttttttattacgtAAATTGTTAATTATCAGAATTTTTTACCTTTGTCGAAAATCCTCGATCGCAGACTGTGCATTTGAATGGTCTTTCCTTGGTATGGCTTCTATAGTGGATTTCCAGAGCCGAATTACAGGCGAATGTCTTGTAGCAGATATTGCAGGTTGTATTTCCACGTACTGtaacaaattatttcaaatttcagttATACGAGGCAAATAtcaatatattaatatatattcttaattcttattttatcttttactTAGTCTCCTtcttgctattttttttattcagaatattattgaatatttcaaattaatagaaaaacaaaaacagcaaCAGTAACAAATTCGCCCTTCCTATATTCAGTGTCCTTTCACCAGATATAGTGTTCAATcgatttatttaataataaatatatatatatgaatatgttTCTttctatataattttttgaatgttttattttcacttcgaaaaaaatcacgtgcaTACTGAATTTCTACATATGAAAGAAGAGATTTCTTCTGaacattataattttaattaccattatattaatatcattaagattatcatcattattgttattgtttatattattaacatcattattattgttgttatcattattatcattatgattattattattaattaataagcattaattattgattattttattatcatattccATCGTGATAGAAACTTCGAATTTTAATGTCTTTTATGTATTGTTACATTGAATGATGTGACTATTGTAAtcagtcaaaaaaaaaacaagaaatgcTCGATATCACCCTCGATCGTAATGAATGTAGACATTGAAATTAACGAAGTTTGTAACAACGAAAGAATTTCTCTATGAATAATGTGCATTGTATATCATATTCGtacaaaagaaacgaaacaaaaatcggAACTCATTGCTTCTGTTCGGTTTTGTTCCAGACGAATCATCAAATAAATATAGAaccaaatgaaaattatcgaaaacgaaaacggagagagagaaaaagagaaaaaaagaaactaacgtaaaaaaaaccacccttaTACGCCTACGATTTCTTTCCGTAcagttcttttcttttctcttttttttttttttgcttgcaAATTATAGCACGTaatttttacttatttcatTATGTAATAGTAAACTAATCAGGGATTAGGATCAAGCGTGGAGGCAGGTTTATACTGTACAAAGCCGTTTATTCAGAGCCGTACATATGTGGTAGTTGTTATatacgtgataaaaaaaaaaaaaaaattctagaaaaaaaaattatgtatattgtataactgaaagaaaaattgttgtaATAAAGAATTGAAATCGTTCGAGTTATGCGGCACTTTGTCGTGATATTCCATgtaacaaaattcaatttttgcagCGATAATTATAGGTCTtcactatatatataatgtgtatatatatatatatatatatatatttatatatgtatttgtttatttattaagtATACCATAATCATTCGTAATTATAtaatcatatttatttatcttttatattaacaatgatgatgatgcgatggtgatgataataattaaaatcattAACGACAAACGATAATCAAGAGTAATGATAATGGTGATGATGatagtaattataataataatagtgaaaataataataataataataagaataataataataataacaataatgataataatagtaatacaAAACAAACCTATATAACTTACAAAATGTATGTGTATGATACAAAAAAACCGGCTTCGTTTCATTCATGAAATACGTGTAATGTAACTAATTATCAAATTGAAtctataatgataatagtaataattaaaCCAGTATtatgaataatgataatagtagtAAACTAATAATTAACAAATCATTGATAATGTTAATTGCAATAATATTCCTCGCTCGTTTTCtactaataattatatatactttatgtacgtgtacataatgtataacacatatatacgcatttttctatgtacctatacatacacctatatacctaatatttattcatatatatgcatatttatgtaaatatgaaattttggCAGTGTGATAAACaagaagtaataaaaaaaaaaaaacgaaaattgcaGAATAATTAAGCAGCAcgtctttcgattttttatttcttttctcttttaattttactttacGCGATAATTAAGATCATTTTTCAGGatgaacaattaattatttgtttaataattcgatgattattattaatattattattattgggaTAAATACACCTATGTGTAATCGTGTATGcgtaatatatctatatatatataagtatatgtaaaagtaaaaagatatataggtatagacaGACAAGAAAGAGATCTAGGAGAAATAtgtagatataatataatagatATATAGAAGGATTTACATACAAagtaatatttaattattattattattattattgttattatcattagaaAGAGTTAATCAAGAGGCAGAGGGGAGTGCTGGGCCCGGCTACACCACGTTATTCTTTTGGGATTAAAAAAGTGATTAtcaaaaaaacggagaaaaaaaaaactatacaacAACCAGAcatgtgataataaataaatgaataaaaatgaaaaaaaaaaaacaaaaaaaaaacatcaacatccagaaaatttaatttgaatgTAACATTTTTTCCGAAAGGTATGTAtgggggtggaaaaattattcacatacCTACATACGAAACGTtcaaggtatacgtatatgcgtgGAGGAATTACaaacatatatgtgtatgtatactacAAATCGAAATGATGTATAAAAttacacaaattttttttccgtatctTTGTTCTCCAATTGTTAAGTATAATTTCTGTCATTCTTTGGAACCGAATCAATgaattcatttctatttttttttctcattcgcgaCAGACGTGGATCTGGGGGTCGGAAGGAGGTGCGGAGATCGGgagaaattatcaaattttttttcgtttctttcgaatcctcggtggtttgttttttggttttttggttttttttttttgtttttatttttttttcgtttcgctttaGGGATGCCGCGGGAGGGTGTAGCGGGAACCCTGGCTCGCCCTGCTGCTAGCAGCGCCTACCTGCTGGCCCTCCGACAGCTAGGCCGAGCGGGTTGTAGGTGGATGTTGCAGCTAGGACTGCGGATGTTGTTAAAGAAGCCAACGGACCGCTGCTACCGGAACCGCTGCTACCGCCGTTTCCGTTACCGGGAGCGTTGTTACTTATCGTCGACGGTATACTGTTCACACCTGCGACACTACCCATCGAACTACTGGTCGACGGCGGGGATGAGACTGCCTGTAAAATTCCGGCGAACATCCCGAAGGGATGAGGGGGCGGTGGGGGATGATGAGAAATCGGACCGATCTGTTGTTGCGACGAAGGCGGAGGTGTGGCCGAGGGTGTCGAGGTCGATGTGTCAGCCGGTGTCGATGACGCCCTCGGCGTTAAATCCAGAGGTGCACCGACGCCGCCACCGATGACATTACTTCCGGTAGCTGGTCCGCTCATACCGCACGGCGGACTGATCGTTTTGTCGTTTCCGTTGTAATGGTGAGGCGTTATCGGCGGCGAGGCGGCGACATTTATTCGCGGAATGGTCAGAGGGGTCGTCGTACTAGCGCACGTCGTCGTTATGGTTCTGACTTGGTTCTCGAGGGCCGCCAACGAGGTGGAGAACAACGGTATCGAAGAATGTCTCAACGACCTACGATCGATCTCCTCCTGAATGTCGTCAATGTCCTCGCCGTCGGCACTCTGTCTCTCTCGAACGTCGTCGCAACGATCATCATCGTCCCttatgtcgtcgtcgtcgtcctgaTCATCCATGTCGTCCCCCTGATCGTCGAGGTATCTGtcttgttgctgttgctgttgctgttgttgttgttgttgttggagatgatggtggtgatggtggtggtggaggtgGTGTCTCAACTCTTTGCCGTCCAGGTGATTGTCGGTACGGTCCGCGACGTGCTGTTGCCTCGCCGTTGGAAAGCCCAAAGCGAAACCTGCCCCCGCCGCGGGATGGAGGGAGGGAAAACCCTGGGGTAGGAACGAGGCCAACGGGTGGTGAGGGTAACCTGGTGGAAATTCGTTAACTTCAGCCGCTTGAATCTGCTCGGGACTAAGATCGGTCGGTTCACCGGTGTGAAGTCTGATGTGCTGCTGAAGTACGAGAGCGTTCGTAAATTTCTTATGACAAACCGGACACTGGTGAAGCACCCTTAACGGCGGTTTCGCCCTATGTACGCCCATGTGCGTCTTTAAATTACCTTTAGTCGTGAACGCCCTACCGCATATCTTACACTTGAACGGTCGTTCGCCCGTGTGCGTTCTGTAATGCATTTGAAGGGCGCTCTTACACGATAAAACCCTGTGACAGATAACGCATTGATTGGGATCCGTCAGTTTGTGCTCGATATTATCGACCAATTGCTGAAGTTTCGACGTCTCGGAGGTCTTCGTTATTTCTATCAGACTCTCCCACGAGTTGTCGTTACTTCCCGGCCTAGGCAATAGGCTCGAATATATCGCCGGGTCCCTCGCGGGGTCCACCATCATCTCACCTGACGGTCCGGTCGGAGTCGGAGGACCCTGCACCGATGACTGATGATGGGTTAATTGGTGGTGGGACGGGGGTCCGGTGGGGAATAAAATCCCGGCGAACGACGTCTGGAGACTTCCGCTACTGGCGCTACTGCTGGCCGGCGAAGCGCCCGGGTATCCCATCGACTGCTGGGGATGACGTCCGCTCGCCCCTCTGCTCGACAAATTCTCCGGTTGTTCCTCCATCTCCTCGTCGCCCTCCATGTCGCCGTCACCCTCCAATCTACCGCTCATCTTACTGTCCATGCTACAGTCCTCGTAAGCCTGATTGCGGAGGTTCGTCGGATTGGCGGATGACTGCGGCGAGGCGCACAGGTAACGTCTCGTCTCTTCGTAATCGTCGATCTCCTCCTCGGCGGTCTCCTCGGCCTCTTCCGGTTCCCTTTTGGGAGTTACGCGATCGCCCGAGCCGGTCTCATCTCTACTGGACGGCCTCGCCGGCCGGTAGGATTCAGAGGGCGATCGATCCCGCGTCGTCGGTGACCTCGCCGTATCGTTGAGTCTCAGCGTTTGCTCGTGGATCGTCGGACTACCCTGACGCTGTTGATGTTGTTTCTGGAGCGAGGGCGCCGCGTGCGGCGGTGTCGGTTGATCGTGAAAGGAATGATGCGAGTTCGAGTGAGTTACGGGTGACCTTGGGGACGGGGTTGATATCGCAGCGCCGAGGGGCTTGCTCAGATTCTCCGGTACGTCCTGCTCGTCCCTGCAGTGGTTGACCGGGACCGGGGTTCGGTAAAGGGGCGGCATACCGGGTAGGGCGAGGGTCAGAGGTAGGGGCGGTTGGGGCGGAAGGAATCCGTGCGCGGCAGCTGGATGAAATGGGGGGTGATGGGGTCCCGCGGGCGGCGGAGGGGAGTTCAACGGTCGCTGACCGGTGGCGGCCAATTGTTGGAGCAAGGGCGGATGGTACTTGTCGAGGTGCTCGGGTATTGGGTTCGGGTTCATTTTAACGTGGGGAAACTTGGCCGTGTGCCTCTGGAAGTGAACCTTGAGGTTTCCTTTGGTGGTGAATCGGCTTCCGCAGACGTTGCATTTAAAGGGTCGCTCACCTGTGTGTGATCGGATGTGTATCTGGAGTGCCGAGTCGCTGCCAAAGACCTTGCCGCAGTATCGACATCGGTGCTTGAAGAACGGCTCGCCCCTACCGCCCCCCGATTTAGAATCGTAAGGAGATAGTCTCGATCCCTTTCCGCTCCTGAACGCGAGCTCGTCGGCGAGGTTGTTGGCCAGAAGGCCCTGGCTCGCGTTGTCCAGTACTTCCTGCGCTCTTTTCTGTAGCATTTCGAGGGTGTTCGGTTCGTGAAGCGGCGGGGGGTCGGTGTTGGTGATGATGGTTGAGGCGAGCGAGGAACTGATAGAGCAAAGCGACGGCATTTGATGCGATAACGACATGTGGCTGTTGTTGCTGCCGTTGACGTGCTGGCTCGCGGCGTTCGTTTGACTCTGCGATCCGTTCCCGGTGACGTTTACGCCGTGGATCGTGTTACCGCCGACGTTCATACCCGGCGCAGACGCGGGTATCGGCAGACCGATCGGCGAATTGCTCGTCGGCGGCACCGAGATGTTGTCCTGGGAGATGCTGACGGGCGTTGACGGGCAGGGTGACGTGGTCTGCCGGTGATGACTCGGGGGTCTGGAAGGAGGTGGTGACGTCAGGGCGGAAAGGGGTTTCGGATGAACGCTCGGCGACGTCGATCCCTCCTTGCTCATTTCCGTTTGAACAACGTTCGCGGCGTCGTTTCCGCACTGCGTCGCGGCggacgcggcggcggcgacgacCGCGGTACCGTTCGGGTTGCTCGGCGTTTGGTTGTGGGTTATCGAGAGCTGCTGTTGCAATTGGCTTATCAGTTGGAGTTGGAACACCTGCTGATGTTGAAGGGTGTACAATGTGCTTTGTAGCAGCGCTAAGTCCTGAAGAGCCGCTTCGCTGTCGGCTCCGCCCGCGAGGGCCGTTGCCGCGAATTGCGCCACGGCAACTTTCGTGTTCTGGAGCGCTTCGAGGGTAACGTGACTCGCACCAGCGGGGGGAAACACCCCCGTCGACGGCGGTCCGCCCCCATCGACGAAGCTGTTATTGTTCTCAGCGTCCTGCCGATGTCGAATCTGTTTGCGCGTAccctcttcctcctcgtcctcgtcattttcgtcaatgtTATCGGCTTCGACTCCGTCGTCGTAGTCCTCCTCCATCGGAAGGTCCTCACCCTGAACCCTCTCGTCTCTATCCTCATCATCCCCGTGGTGAGAGCGTGCCGATGTGAGGTCCACAGCCTCATCACCGATCCCACCCCCACCCACACCGCCCCCGCCGCTTTCCTCTCCATCGGATCCGGAATCGTTGATCCCCTCTTCTGAAACCACAAATCGTTTTCGAAAGTTAGTAAAACAGTTTTCTGCAATACGCATCGTTGGCAATGAAGAATTAATGTTAGCTAACGGTTGTTTGTGCATGTTTCTCGTTACTAACTGCGGATACCGAAGGTTGTAACGTTACCAACACGAGTGTGGTAAGAGAGGGGTTGATCGGTAAAAACGGTAGCTGTTTAAGAATATCGTATCGTTGATAATTTTAGtggtacgaaatttttcaaggcgCTTCTGCGCttcgtattttatttgcatttatttatttttcttaacaAATATAGGTACCATGGCCCGTTGGATTTAATATTCTAGTTCATATTGTGATTGACCTCTTTTAGTATTCAACGAATTTCGAATTCGTCTCGGGGTCCCATCGAAGCCGCTTGTTTCGCGACGCATAATTCTTACATCGATAGTTTTATAaacgtgcatatatatatatatacattaagCAAGAGCTTTGTTTCCCGtatcatatgtataacatataCCGCATAAACGATTCACTTTATATACTTTATTGAAATTTCGGTTTCGGTAAACTGATTATTAAACGTCtagacgaatttttttcagactgacataataattcaatttattttcttttatatttataatcgttgtcgttgtaaattgtttttttttttttttctttctttttcgactccttttatttcgcaaaattagaaaacaatcGCGATGACGATTCTTCGGGTTCGATTAGATGCGAATCACGAAATTCTGTTATAAcaagaatttcaattatatttattgtcgAATATAAAATAGGACTCGAAGATTTATGAAActcatacataatatacatgtataaggtatagatttttattccatagAAATCCACTCCCGGTTATTACATATCCATAATTGTACCACATGTACAACGATATTACACGCTgtcaatgataaaataataaaaaagagagagaaaaaaaaagtaaaaaaaatatggccATCACGAGGGCCATCGTATATATTCTTCGGCACGTGCCTGTTGCTTAATGAGCGGCACAAAGACAccgaataaattgaataaagacgaacattgttgttattaatgAGTCAGGCGCGGTATCCGCTAACGAAAAActtcataaatatataataatatctatgGAGACATAACGTGTCAAATATTATTTAgctgtatgtgtgtgtgtgtgtgtgtgtgtgtgtgtggtaaagaaaaagaaataaatgatataataataatgacattATTTATTCTAACTATCGTAGTATAatgatcaaataaaaattttcgaatctataCGAAATTACGGAATTATGTAAAATccgatattatgtatacataattattatttaattatgaCACCGCTGAACAAATCGATTATTACAATCTCAATCtgatcaaata
This region of Athalia rosae chromosome 7, iyAthRosa1.1, whole genome shotgun sequence genomic DNA includes:
- the LOC105687921 gene encoding homeotic protein spalt-major isoform X1, with amino-acid sequence MQLMRWSITRRLARRGDKQRSREASLSAEFCSDHPANSTTDFTEEGINDSGSDGEESGGGGVGGGGIGDEAVDLTSARSHHGDDEDRDERVQGEDLPMEEDYDDGVEADNIDENDEDEEEEGTRKQIRHRQDAENNNSFVDGGGPPSTGVFPPAGASHVTLEALQNTKVAVAQFAATALAGGADSEAALQDLALLQSTLYTLQHQQVFQLQLISQLQQQLSITHNQTPSNPNGTAVVAAAASAATQCGNDAANVVQTEMSKEGSTSPSVHPKPLSALTSPPPSRPPSHHRQTTSPCPSTPVSISQDNISVPPTSNSPIGLPIPASAPGMNVGGNTIHGVNVTGNGSQSQTNAASQHVNGSNNSHMSLSHQMPSLCSISSSLASTIITNTDPPPLHEPNTLEMLQKRAQEVLDNASQGLLANNLADELAFRSGKGSRLSPYDSKSGGGRGEPFFKHRCRYCGKVFGSDSALQIHIRSHTGERPFKCNVCGSRFTTKGNLKVHFQRHTAKFPHVKMNPNPIPEHLDKYHPPLLQQLAATGQRPLNSPPPPAGPHHPPFHPAAAHGFLPPQPPLPLTLALPGMPPLYRTPVPVNHCRDEQDVPENLSKPLGAAISTPSPRSPVTHSNSHHSFHDQPTPPHAAPSLQKQHQQRQGSPTIHEQTLRLNDTARSPTTRDRSPSESYRPARPSSRDETGSGDRVTPKREPEEAEETAEEEIDDYEETRRYLCASPQSSANPTNLRNQAYEDCSMDSKMSGRLEGDGDMEGDEEMEEQPENLSSRGASGRHPQQSMGYPGASPASSSASSGSLQTSFAGILFPTGPPSHHQLTHHQSSVQGPPTPTGPSGEMMVDPARDPAIYSSLLPRPGSNDNSWESLIEITKTSETSKLQQLVDNIEHKLTDPNQCVICHRVLSCKSALQMHYRTHTGERPFKCKICGRAFTTKGNLKTHMGVHRAKPPLRVLHQCPVCHKKFTNALVLQQHIRLHTGEPTDLSPEQIQAAEVNEFPPGYPHHPLASFLPQGFPSLHPAAGAGFALGFPTARQQHVADRTDNHLDGKELRHHLHHHHHHHHLQQQQQQQQQQQQQDRYLDDQGDDMDDQDDDDDIRDDDDRCDDVRERQSADGEDIDDIQEEIDRRSLRHSSIPLFSTSLAALENQVRTITTTCASTTTPLTIPRINVAASPPITPHHYNGNDKTISPPCGMSGPATGSNVIGGGVGAPLDLTPRASSTPADTSTSTPSATPPPSSQQQIGPISHHPPPPPHPFGMFAGILQAVSSPPSTSSSMGSVAGVNSIPSTISNNAPGNGNGGSSGSGSSGPLASLTTSAVLAATSTYNPLGLAVGGPAVRGNTTCNICYKTFACNSALEIHYRSHTKERPFKCTVCDRGFSTKNNGSWEEVCSCSSANQRNPFLTNITTTNMTNTTTTTTTTTSTTNTNLLTNPQYNHHHHLQPPRPRSPIGNQERSKRRRRRPEERKNRGRSGSGGGRHLTFAPVRLPPLLPPALGLLTSDHVFLGNMKQHMLTHKIRDMPPHLFSDGKQPGQQQQQQQQQQQQQQLQQELETSRSPMCSDDSSLPPPPAPPPPPPPPMPPLAMESAVPVKRSPPEGDLPAPKRPPSMPSKHLCQVCNKNFSSSSALQIHMRTHTGDKPFRCTVCQKAFTTKGNLKVHMGTHMWTNGASRRGRRMSLDLPPLPITPKDSEFLQRRPDLFYPYLPAPFLNGVQQKLNEISVIQSSNGLPPHPGGANKYAGLFGSVYGAGFPLEKQPMAPSNGPLGDGKSSLPTGSMLFRTPSPSHSPGTPSSNTGNQNSASVPAWGTGGIGGGNGSGDTLQRHFERDAPSRSDDDSTPSAARLPPPPPPRGEGLAA
- the LOC105687921 gene encoding homeotic protein spalt-major isoform X2, with product MSARRKQARPSRAQLEEELLVRGPPQNAEARPLVNNREQIQEGINDSGSDGEESGGGGVGGGGIGDEAVDLTSARSHHGDDEDRDERVQGEDLPMEEDYDDGVEADNIDENDEDEEEEGTRKQIRHRQDAENNNSFVDGGGPPSTGVFPPAGASHVTLEALQNTKVAVAQFAATALAGGADSEAALQDLALLQSTLYTLQHQQVFQLQLISQLQQQLSITHNQTPSNPNGTAVVAAAASAATQCGNDAANVVQTEMSKEGSTSPSVHPKPLSALTSPPPSRPPSHHRQTTSPCPSTPVSISQDNISVPPTSNSPIGLPIPASAPGMNVGGNTIHGVNVTGNGSQSQTNAASQHVNGSNNSHMSLSHQMPSLCSISSSLASTIITNTDPPPLHEPNTLEMLQKRAQEVLDNASQGLLANNLADELAFRSGKGSRLSPYDSKSGGGRGEPFFKHRCRYCGKVFGSDSALQIHIRSHTGERPFKCNVCGSRFTTKGNLKVHFQRHTAKFPHVKMNPNPIPEHLDKYHPPLLQQLAATGQRPLNSPPPPAGPHHPPFHPAAAHGFLPPQPPLPLTLALPGMPPLYRTPVPVNHCRDEQDVPENLSKPLGAAISTPSPRSPVTHSNSHHSFHDQPTPPHAAPSLQKQHQQRQGSPTIHEQTLRLNDTARSPTTRDRSPSESYRPARPSSRDETGSGDRVTPKREPEEAEETAEEEIDDYEETRRYLCASPQSSANPTNLRNQAYEDCSMDSKMSGRLEGDGDMEGDEEMEEQPENLSSRGASGRHPQQSMGYPGASPASSSASSGSLQTSFAGILFPTGPPSHHQLTHHQSSVQGPPTPTGPSGEMMVDPARDPAIYSSLLPRPGSNDNSWESLIEITKTSETSKLQQLVDNIEHKLTDPNQCVICHRVLSCKSALQMHYRTHTGERPFKCKICGRAFTTKGNLKTHMGVHRAKPPLRVLHQCPVCHKKFTNALVLQQHIRLHTGEPTDLSPEQIQAAEVNEFPPGYPHHPLASFLPQGFPSLHPAAGAGFALGFPTARQQHVADRTDNHLDGKELRHHLHHHHHHHHLQQQQQQQQQQQQQDRYLDDQGDDMDDQDDDDDIRDDDDRCDDVRERQSADGEDIDDIQEEIDRRSLRHSSIPLFSTSLAALENQVRTITTTCASTTTPLTIPRINVAASPPITPHHYNGNDKTISPPCGMSGPATGSNVIGGGVGAPLDLTPRASSTPADTSTSTPSATPPPSSQQQIGPISHHPPPPPHPFGMFAGILQAVSSPPSTSSSMGSVAGVNSIPSTISNNAPGNGNGGSSGSGSSGPLASLTTSAVLAATSTYNPLGLAVGGPAVRGNTTCNICYKTFACNSALEIHYRSHTKERPFKCTVCDRGFSTKNNGSWEEVCSCSSANQRNPFLTNITTTNMTNTTTTTTTTTSTTNTNLLTNPQYNHHHHLQPPRPRSPIGNQERSKRRRRRPEERKNRGRSGSGGGRHLTFAPVRLPPLLPPALGLLTSDHVFLGNMKQHMLTHKIRDMPPHLFSDGKQPGQQQQQQQQQQQQQQLQQELETSRSPMCSDDSSLPPPPAPPPPPPPPMPPLAMESAVPVKRSPPEGDLPAPKRPPSMPSKHLCQVCNKNFSSSSALQIHMRTHTGDKPFRCTVCQKAFTTKGNLKVHMGTHMWTNGASRRGRRMSLDLPPLPITPKDSEFLQRRPDLFYPYLPAPFLNGVQQKLNEISVIQSSNGLPPHPGGANKYAGLFGSVYGAGFPLEKQPMAPSNGPLGDGKSSLPTGSMLFRTPSPSHSPGTPSSNTGNQNSASVPAWGTGGIGGGNGSGDTLQRHFERDAPSRSDDDSTPSAARLPPPPPPRGEGLAA